From a single Micromonospora pallida genomic region:
- a CDS encoding YciI family protein, which produces MAEYLIYFNQQWVGDHTEEWFRGRGPLAMAVVKEIKAAGAYVFAGGLEEDGPVFSADATSGTLMFTDGPYVETKEWLGGLTVVDVADEATARIWAGKIAEACGWPQEVRRFGRGPHPDDE; this is translated from the coding sequence ATGGCCGAGTACCTCATCTACTTCAACCAGCAGTGGGTGGGTGACCACACTGAGGAGTGGTTCCGGGGGCGCGGGCCACTCGCCATGGCGGTCGTGAAGGAGATCAAGGCCGCCGGGGCGTACGTGTTCGCCGGGGGCCTTGAGGAAGACGGCCCCGTCTTCAGTGCCGATGCCACGAGCGGCACACTTATGTTCACCGACGGGCCCTACGTCGAAACCAAGGAGTGGCTGGGCGGGCTAACCGTGGTGGACGTGGCAGACGAGGCAACGGCCCGGATATGGGCCGGCAAGATCGCGGAAGCATGCGGCTGGCCCCAGGAGGTCCGAAGGTTCGGCCGCGGGCCGCACCCCGATGATGAGTGA
- a CDS encoding N-acetylglutaminylglutamine amidotransferase, which translates to MCGLAGEIRRDGSRADVAAVERMAATMHDRGPDGGGVWAQGPVALGHQRLKIIDLSAASGQPLVDPAAGLAGVFNGCVYNYRELRAELQARGHTFFSSGDTEVVLKAYAEWRDDFVDHLVGMFAVAIVERDTGRLVLARDRLGIKPLYLAETPDRVRFASTLPAILAGGGVDTTIDPVALAHYLSFHSIVPPPRTILRGVAKLPPATIRAYEPDGRVTERVYWDPSFTRHPDRLDWSERDWQDALHESLTTAVRRRMVADVPVGVLLSGGLDSSLVVALLAEQGQRGLATFSIGFEAVGGREGDEFRYSDLVAKTFDTDHHQIRIAANDLVPPLEAAVAAMSEPMVSHDCVAFYLLSETVSRHVKVVQSGQGADEILGGYHWYPPLARIDRDAALDTYAKAFFDRDAAGLARVLNPAWLADGDPAREFVAAHLARAGASTAVDAGLRIDTQIMLTDDPVKRVDNMTMAHGLEARVPFLDHEFVELAATCPPELKLAQDGKGVLKEIGRRVLPWEVIDRPKGYFPVPGLTHLEGKVLDRVRDALHAPEARRRDLYRADYVDALLTDPNAELTPLNGNKLWQLGLLEMWLQSHGID; encoded by the coding sequence ATGTGCGGACTGGCTGGGGAGATCCGTCGGGACGGCTCACGCGCCGACGTCGCGGCGGTGGAGCGGATGGCGGCGACCATGCACGACCGGGGCCCCGACGGCGGCGGAGTGTGGGCGCAGGGGCCGGTCGCCCTCGGCCACCAACGACTGAAGATCATCGACCTCTCCGCAGCCAGCGGACAGCCTCTCGTCGACCCGGCCGCCGGGCTGGCCGGCGTCTTCAACGGCTGCGTCTACAACTACCGCGAACTGCGCGCCGAACTTCAGGCGCGGGGTCACACGTTCTTCTCCTCGGGAGACACCGAGGTGGTGCTCAAGGCGTACGCCGAGTGGCGGGACGACTTCGTCGACCACCTGGTCGGCATGTTCGCCGTGGCGATCGTCGAACGGGACACCGGCCGCCTCGTCCTCGCCCGGGACCGGCTCGGCATCAAGCCGCTCTACCTGGCCGAGACCCCCGACCGGGTGCGCTTCGCCAGCACCCTGCCGGCGATCCTGGCCGGCGGCGGCGTGGACACCACCATCGACCCGGTCGCCCTCGCCCACTACCTGAGCTTCCACAGCATCGTGCCGCCGCCACGCACCATCCTGCGCGGCGTCGCCAAGCTCCCGCCGGCCACCATCCGGGCGTACGAGCCGGACGGGCGGGTCACCGAGCGGGTCTACTGGGACCCGTCGTTCACCCGCCACCCCGACCGGCTCGACTGGTCGGAGCGGGACTGGCAGGACGCCCTGCACGAGTCGCTGACCACGGCGGTCCGCCGCCGGATGGTCGCCGACGTGCCGGTCGGCGTCCTGCTCTCCGGTGGCCTGGACTCCAGCCTGGTCGTGGCGCTCCTCGCCGAGCAGGGGCAGCGCGGCCTGGCCACCTTCTCCATCGGCTTCGAGGCGGTCGGCGGCCGGGAGGGCGACGAGTTCCGCTACTCCGACCTGGTGGCGAAGACCTTCGACACCGACCACCACCAGATCCGGATCGCCGCGAACGACCTCGTCCCGCCGCTCGAGGCGGCCGTCGCGGCGATGAGCGAACCGATGGTCAGCCACGACTGCGTGGCGTTCTACCTGCTCAGCGAGACGGTCTCCCGGCACGTCAAGGTGGTCCAGTCCGGCCAGGGCGCGGACGAGATCCTCGGCGGCTACCACTGGTACCCGCCGCTGGCCCGCATCGACCGGGACGCGGCGCTCGACACGTACGCGAAGGCGTTCTTCGACCGGGACGCGGCCGGGCTGGCCCGCGTCCTGAACCCGGCCTGGCTGGCCGACGGCGACCCGGCGCGCGAGTTCGTCGCCGCCCACCTGGCCCGGGCCGGCGCGTCGACCGCGGTCGACGCCGGCCTGCGGATCGACACCCAGATCATGCTGACCGACGACCCGGTGAAGCGGGTCGACAACATGACCATGGCGCACGGCCTGGAAGCCCGGGTCCCCTTCCTCGACCACGAGTTCGTGGAGCTCGCCGCCACCTGCCCGCCCGAGCTGAAGCTCGCCCAGGACGGCAAGGGCGTGCTCAAGGAGATCGGCCGGCGGGTCCTCCCGTGGGAGGTCATCGACCGCCCGAAGGGGTACTTCCCGGTCCCGGGCCTCACCCACCTCGAGGGCAAGGTCCTCGACCGGGTACGCGACGCGCTGCACGCGCCGGAGGCCCGCCGCCGGGACCTGTACCGCGCCGACTACGTCGACGCCCTGCTCACCGACCCGAACGCCGAACTCACCCCGCTGAACGGAAACAAGCTGTGGCAGCTCGGACTCCTGGAAATGTGGCTCCAGAGCCACGGAATCGACTGA
- the ngg gene encoding N-acetylglutaminylglutamine synthetase: protein MTDTLATGAARTDGQRARLAARRRERVGPGGDPVAPGEPTRPETETRPAGDRDVVLDCGWGRLVFGQTFRDPAAVADVLRSEAAGSRDICIYLRDPHVLVSRLHDELFIDPSLTYRLPLSPDAGPGPGPIGGEAGGTGGEVGADLPGLRIRQLRDAADADAVNRIYAANGMVTAPVDVLVANAATPTFLHLVAESATGEIVGTITGVDHVEVFADPDNGASLWCLTVDFNHAPPGTGQALLTELAARLTDRGRAFVDLSVLAENSGAIRLYERLGFYRTATLCVKRKNPINERLFLPSLPAGYDELNPYARIVADEAMRRGIRVEVTDPAWGELRLTSGGRTILTRESLSELTSAVAMSRCDDKRVTRRILTEAGLAVPRGRTATGDDADEAFLAEVGAVVVKPARGEQGNGITVGVRTADALRTAVELARRYCPDVLVEELRAGEDLRVVVIDHEVVAAAVRRPASVTGDGVHDVTELIERQSRRRAAATGGESRIPIDDMTREVVAEAGYGMHDVLPEGTVLAVRRTANLHTGGTIHDVTGELHPEVAEACVAASRALDIPVTGLDLLVTAPDQPEHVFIEANERPGLANHEPQPTAERFVDLLFPGTRAPHRLWSPAGTASSTA, encoded by the coding sequence GTGACCGACACCCTGGCAACCGGGGCGGCCCGCACCGACGGGCAGCGGGCCCGGCTGGCTGCCCGTCGGCGGGAACGGGTCGGGCCGGGTGGCGACCCGGTCGCCCCGGGCGAGCCGACCCGCCCGGAGACCGAGACCCGTCCGGCCGGCGACCGTGACGTGGTGCTCGACTGCGGCTGGGGCCGGCTGGTCTTCGGACAGACGTTCCGCGACCCGGCCGCCGTCGCCGACGTGCTCCGCTCCGAGGCCGCCGGCTCCCGGGACATCTGCATCTACCTGCGTGACCCGCACGTGCTGGTCTCCCGGCTGCACGACGAGTTGTTCATCGACCCGTCACTGACGTACCGGCTGCCGTTGAGCCCGGACGCGGGCCCCGGCCCCGGGCCGATCGGCGGTGAGGCGGGCGGCACGGGCGGCGAGGTCGGCGCGGACCTGCCGGGGCTGCGCATCCGCCAGCTCCGCGACGCGGCGGACGCCGACGCGGTGAACCGGATCTACGCCGCCAACGGGATGGTCACCGCTCCGGTGGACGTGCTGGTCGCCAACGCCGCCACCCCGACCTTCCTGCACCTGGTCGCCGAGTCGGCCACCGGGGAGATCGTCGGGACGATCACCGGCGTGGACCACGTCGAGGTCTTCGCCGACCCGGACAACGGGGCGAGCCTGTGGTGCCTGACCGTGGACTTCAACCACGCTCCGCCCGGCACCGGGCAGGCGCTGCTGACCGAACTGGCCGCCCGGCTCACCGACCGGGGTCGGGCCTTCGTCGACCTCTCCGTGCTGGCCGAGAACAGCGGGGCGATCCGTCTCTACGAGCGGCTGGGCTTCTACCGCACCGCCACGCTCTGCGTGAAGCGGAAGAACCCGATCAACGAGCGGCTGTTCCTGCCGTCCCTGCCCGCCGGCTACGACGAGCTGAACCCGTACGCCCGGATCGTCGCCGACGAGGCGATGCGCCGGGGCATCCGGGTGGAGGTCACCGACCCGGCCTGGGGTGAGCTGCGACTGACCAGCGGCGGGCGGACGATCCTGACCCGTGAGTCGCTCTCCGAACTGACCTCGGCGGTGGCGATGAGCCGCTGCGACGACAAGCGGGTGACCCGGCGGATCCTCACCGAGGCGGGGCTCGCCGTGCCGCGCGGCCGGACGGCCACCGGGGACGACGCGGACGAGGCGTTCCTGGCCGAGGTCGGCGCGGTGGTGGTCAAGCCGGCCCGGGGTGAACAGGGCAACGGCATCACGGTCGGGGTGCGTACGGCCGACGCGCTGCGCACCGCCGTCGAGCTGGCCCGGCGGTACTGCCCGGACGTGCTGGTCGAGGAGCTGCGCGCCGGCGAGGACCTGCGGGTGGTCGTGATCGACCACGAGGTGGTCGCGGCGGCCGTACGGCGCCCCGCGTCGGTCACCGGCGACGGGGTGCACGACGTCACCGAGCTGATCGAACGGCAGAGCCGCCGCCGGGCCGCCGCCACCGGTGGCGAGTCCCGCATCCCGATCGACGACATGACCCGCGAGGTGGTCGCCGAGGCCGGGTACGGCATGCACGACGTGCTCCCCGAGGGCACCGTGCTCGCCGTCCGGCGCACCGCGAACCTGCACACCGGCGGCACCATCCACGACGTGACCGGGGAACTGCACCCAGAGGTCGCCGAGGCGTGCGTGGCGGCCAGCCGGGCGCTGGACATCCCGGTCACCGGGCTGGACCTGCTGGTCACCGCCCCAGACCAGCCGGAGCACGTGTTCATCGAGGCGAACGAGCGGCCGGGGCTGGCCAACCACGAGCCCCAGCCGACCGCCGAGCGGTTCGTGGACCTCCTGTTCCCGGGCACCCGGGCACCGCACCGGCTCTGGTCCCCGGCCGGTACGGCATCCTCGACGGCATGA
- a CDS encoding osmoprotectant NAGGN system M42 family peptidase — translation MTERRPVPLPLDLDYLRQVLLELLEIPSPSGRTDHVQQYVGERLSALGIASTLTRRGALSACLPGPRSTGADRAIVVHTDTIGGMVKRLKENGRLELKSIGTHSARFAEGAHVRIFTDDLDRMVTGQVLPLKASGHRYNEAVDLQGVGWEQVEVRVDEPVEDEAGLRALGIDAGDFVAFLPNPTITPSGYVKSRHLDDKAGVAAVLTAFKAMVDAGVQPRVTAHLLVTVTEEIGHGASHGLDPDVAEIVSVDAAVVAPGQQSRENAATLAMGDGVGPFDYHLTRNLASIAAEHGVDLVRDVFDYYRSDVAAAVEAGAHARVALLGFGVDATHGHERTHLDGLRHLTQLLCLYLQSDLVFPEWDAEPEGDLADFPSLAVQPASEEGPRQGPIGIADGPATNPA, via the coding sequence ATGACCGAACGTCGTCCCGTCCCGCTCCCGCTCGACCTGGACTACCTGCGGCAGGTGCTGCTGGAACTCCTGGAGATCCCCAGCCCGTCGGGGCGTACCGACCACGTGCAGCAGTACGTGGGCGAACGGCTCTCCGCCCTCGGGATCGCGTCCACGCTGACCCGCCGGGGTGCGCTGAGCGCCTGCCTGCCCGGCCCCCGCTCCACCGGGGCGGACCGGGCGATCGTGGTGCACACCGACACCATCGGCGGGATGGTGAAGCGGCTGAAGGAGAACGGCCGGCTGGAGCTGAAGTCGATCGGTACGCACAGCGCCCGGTTCGCCGAGGGCGCGCACGTACGGATCTTCACCGACGACCTGGACCGGATGGTCACCGGTCAGGTGCTGCCGCTGAAGGCGAGCGGCCACCGCTACAACGAGGCGGTGGACCTCCAGGGGGTCGGCTGGGAGCAGGTGGAGGTCCGGGTCGACGAGCCGGTCGAGGACGAGGCCGGGCTGCGCGCGCTCGGCATCGACGCGGGCGACTTCGTGGCGTTCCTGCCCAACCCGACGATCACCCCCAGCGGGTACGTCAAGTCCCGCCACCTGGACGACAAGGCCGGGGTGGCGGCGGTGCTGACCGCGTTCAAGGCGATGGTCGACGCGGGCGTCCAGCCCCGGGTCACCGCGCACCTGCTGGTCACCGTCACCGAAGAAATCGGGCACGGGGCCAGCCACGGCCTCGACCCGGACGTCGCCGAGATCGTCTCGGTGGACGCGGCGGTGGTCGCCCCGGGGCAGCAGTCCCGGGAGAACGCGGCGACCCTGGCGATGGGCGACGGGGTCGGCCCGTTCGACTACCACCTGACCCGCAACCTCGCCTCGATCGCCGCCGAGCACGGCGTCGACCTGGTCCGGGACGTCTTCGACTACTACCGCTCGGACGTGGCGGCGGCGGTCGAGGCCGGCGCCCACGCCCGGGTGGCGCTGCTCGGCTTCGGGGTGGACGCCACCCACGGCCACGAGCGCACCCACCTGGACGGCCTGCGGCACCTGACCCAACTGCTCTGCCTCTACCTCCAGAGCGACCTGGTCTTTCCGGAGTGGGACGCCGAGCCCGAGGGCGACCTGGCCGACTTCCCGTCGCTGGCGGTGCAGCCGGCGTCCGAGGAGGGACCGCGCCAGGGGCCGATCGGCATCGCCGACGGTCCCGCCACGAACCCGGCCTGA
- a CDS encoding ribonuclease Z yields the protein MSMRELTVLGTASQTPTRQRNHNGYVLRWDDEVILFDPGEGSQRQLLHTTVTATDLTRICVTHFHGDHSLGLPGIIQRLSLDRVPHPVAVHFPAGGAEYFARLRYATSFHEAAELRPEPVTADGQRTALRGGLTLEARRLRHPIETYGYRLVEPDGCRMLPERLAAYGIAGPAVGELIRVGHLDVDGRRVHRDEVSEPRPGQRFAFVMDTGLCDAVYALAEHADLLVIESTFLESEAALAAEVGHLTAAQAARVAAESGVRRLVLTHFSQRYADPARFAAEAREHFTGDLVIAEDLGTIAVPPRRVASVG from the coding sequence GTGTCGATGCGCGAACTGACGGTGCTCGGCACCGCCAGCCAGACGCCGACCCGGCAGCGCAACCACAACGGGTATGTGCTGCGCTGGGACGACGAGGTGATCCTCTTCGACCCGGGTGAGGGCAGTCAGCGCCAACTCCTGCACACCACGGTCACCGCCACCGACCTGACCCGGATCTGCGTCACCCACTTCCACGGCGACCACAGCCTCGGGCTGCCCGGGATCATCCAGCGGCTCTCCCTGGACCGGGTGCCGCACCCGGTGGCGGTGCACTTCCCGGCCGGCGGCGCGGAGTACTTCGCCCGACTGCGCTACGCCACCAGCTTCCACGAGGCCGCCGAGTTGCGTCCCGAGCCGGTCACCGCCGACGGGCAGCGGACCGCCCTACGCGGCGGGCTCACCCTCGAGGCCCGCCGGCTGCGCCACCCCATCGAGACGTACGGCTACCGGCTGGTCGAGCCGGACGGCTGCCGGATGCTCCCGGAGCGGCTGGCCGCGTACGGGATCGCCGGGCCGGCCGTCGGGGAGCTGATCCGCGTCGGCCACCTGGACGTGGACGGACGCCGCGTGCACCGGGACGAGGTGAGCGAGCCCCGCCCCGGCCAGCGGTTCGCCTTCGTGATGGACACCGGCCTCTGCGACGCGGTGTACGCCCTGGCCGAACACGCCGACCTGCTGGTGATCGAGTCGACCTTCCTCGAATCGGAGGCCGCGCTCGCCGCCGAGGTCGGGCACCTCACCGCCGCCCAGGCCGCGCGGGTGGCGGCCGAGTCCGGGGTACGCCGACTGGTGCTCACCCACTTCTCCCAGCGGTACGCCGACCCGGCCCGGTTCGCCGCCGAGGCCCGCGAGCACTTCACCGGTGACCTGGTCATCGCCGAGGATCTGGGCACCATCGCGGTGCCACCCCGGCGGGTAGCCTCGGTCGGATGA
- a CDS encoding cystathionine beta-synthase, whose protein sequence is MQYYDNVVELIGNTPLVRLRNVTAGIQATVLAKVEYLNPGGSVKDRIALRMVEDAEAAGILKPGGTIVEPTSGNTGVGLALVAQLKGYRCVFVCPDKVSQDKQDVLRAYGAEVVVCPTAVAPEDPRSYYNVSDRLAREIPGAWKPNQYSNPANPRSHYETTGPELWEQTGGELTHFVAGVGTGGTISGIGRYLKEASSGRVKVIGADPEGSVYSGGTGRPYLVEGVGEDFWPETYDKTLADQIIEVSDKASFEMTRRLAREEGLLVGGSCGMAVVAALEVARAAGPDDVIVVLLPDSGKGYLSKIFNDSWMARYGFLATQGDEPTVADALAAKPGGLPELVHVHPTETVRDAIDYMREYGVSQLPVLKAEPPVVTGEVAGSIAERDLLDALFTGQAHLHDTIERHMGEPLPMVGGGQPVSEAVALLEKSDAALVLIDGKPKGVLTRQDLLAHLGAR, encoded by the coding sequence GTGCAGTACTACGACAACGTCGTCGAGCTGATCGGCAACACCCCGCTGGTGAGGCTCCGCAACGTCACCGCCGGTATCCAGGCCACCGTGTTGGCGAAGGTGGAGTACCTCAACCCCGGCGGGTCGGTGAAGGACCGGATCGCGCTGCGGATGGTGGAGGACGCCGAGGCCGCCGGGATCCTCAAGCCGGGCGGCACCATCGTCGAGCCGACCAGTGGCAACACCGGCGTCGGGCTGGCCCTGGTGGCGCAGCTCAAGGGCTACCGGTGCGTCTTCGTCTGCCCGGACAAGGTCAGCCAGGACAAGCAGGACGTGCTGCGGGCGTACGGGGCCGAGGTGGTGGTCTGCCCGACGGCGGTCGCCCCGGAGGACCCCCGCTCGTACTACAACGTCTCCGACCGGCTGGCCCGGGAGATCCCCGGCGCGTGGAAGCCCAACCAGTACAGCAACCCGGCCAACCCGCGCTCGCACTACGAGACGACCGGCCCGGAGCTGTGGGAGCAGACCGGCGGTGAGCTGACCCACTTCGTGGCCGGGGTGGGCACCGGCGGCACGATCTCCGGCATCGGGCGTTACCTCAAGGAGGCGTCCTCCGGTCGGGTGAAGGTGATCGGGGCGGACCCGGAGGGCTCGGTCTACTCCGGTGGCACCGGCCGGCCGTACCTGGTCGAGGGGGTCGGTGAGGACTTCTGGCCGGAGACGTACGACAAGACCCTCGCCGACCAGATCATCGAGGTCTCCGACAAGGCGTCCTTCGAGATGACCCGGCGGCTGGCCCGCGAGGAGGGGCTGCTGGTCGGCGGCTCCTGCGGGATGGCCGTGGTGGCCGCCCTGGAGGTGGCCCGCGCCGCCGGCCCGGACGACGTGATCGTGGTGCTCCTGCCGGACAGCGGCAAGGGCTACCTGTCGAAGATCTTCAACGACTCCTGGATGGCCCGGTACGGCTTCCTGGCCACCCAGGGCGACGAGCCGACGGTCGCCGACGCGCTCGCCGCCAAGCCGGGCGGCCTGCCCGAGCTGGTGCACGTGCACCCCACCGAGACGGTCCGGGACGCCATCGACTACATGCGTGAGTACGGCGTCTCGCAGCTGCCGGTGCTCAAGGCCGAGCCGCCGGTGGTGACCGGCGAGGTGGCCGGCTCGATCGCCGAGCGGGACCTGCTCGATGCCCTCTTCACCGGCCAGGCCCACCTGCACGACACCATCGAGCGGCACATGGGTGAGCCGCTGCCGATGGTCGGCGGTGGGCAGCCGGTCAGCGAGGCGGTGGCCCTGCTGGAGAAGTCCGACGCCGCGCTGGTGCTGATCGACGGCAAGCCGAAGGGTGTGCTCACCCGGCAGGACCTGCTGGCCCACCTCGGCGCCCGCTGA
- a CDS encoding YkvA family protein, translating to MARTLKRSAAFAALARALMSGARGGPSLGARLAALPRMIKASARGEYDGGLRLALMTAAAAYVVSPVDLVPELFLTVFGLVDDAVMVTWIAGSVLAETERFLEWEARRASTIPGSVLP from the coding sequence ATGGCGAGGACGTTGAAGCGGAGTGCGGCGTTCGCCGCGCTGGCCCGGGCACTGATGTCCGGAGCGAGGGGTGGTCCGTCCCTGGGCGCCCGGCTGGCGGCGCTGCCCCGGATGATCAAGGCCAGCGCGCGGGGCGAGTACGACGGCGGCCTCCGGCTGGCCCTGATGACCGCAGCGGCGGCGTACGTCGTCTCCCCGGTCGACCTGGTGCCGGAGCTGTTCCTGACCGTCTTCGGGCTGGTCGACGACGCGGTGATGGTCACCTGGATCGCCGGCAGCGTGCTGGCCGAGACCGAGCGGTTCCTGGAGTGGGAGGCCCGCCGCGCGTCCACGATCCCTGGGAGTGTCCTGCCCTGA
- a CDS encoding SGNH/GDSL hydrolase family protein gives MSERNTRTELAVRLGRAAALSLLAGTVGGAAVLAGEAIVARTRRYAEPELGLALRATVGPTDAPPLRLVLLGDSAALGVGVQRLDDTIGGQLGNLLAEGPNGRRVHLSSVGVSGSRSTDLATQVARALLGPRPDVAVILIGANDATALRRPSEAAAYLGGAVRRLCDAGVEVVVGTCPDLGAVRAVAPPLRQVLGWSGRRTARAQTVAVLEAGGTVVDLAAETGAVFRADAGTLCHDGYHPSADGYRVWAHALLPAVAAAAAVASSR, from the coding sequence ATGAGCGAGCGGAACACCCGCACCGAGCTGGCGGTCCGGCTGGGCCGGGCGGCGGCCCTCTCCCTGCTGGCCGGCACGGTCGGCGGCGCGGCGGTCCTCGCTGGAGAGGCCATCGTCGCGCGCACCCGCCGGTACGCCGAGCCCGAACTCGGCCTCGCACTGCGGGCGACGGTGGGGCCGACGGACGCGCCGCCGCTTCGGCTGGTCCTGCTCGGCGACTCGGCCGCCCTCGGCGTCGGAGTGCAACGTCTCGACGACACGATCGGCGGCCAGTTGGGCAACCTGCTCGCCGAGGGGCCGAACGGCCGACGGGTGCACCTGTCCAGCGTCGGGGTTTCCGGGTCCCGTTCCACCGACCTGGCCACCCAGGTGGCCCGGGCCCTGCTCGGCCCCCGGCCGGACGTGGCGGTGATCCTCATCGGGGCGAACGACGCCACCGCCCTTCGCCGGCCGTCCGAGGCGGCGGCGTACCTGGGCGGGGCGGTCCGGCGGCTGTGTGACGCCGGGGTGGAGGTCGTGGTCGGCACTTGCCCCGACCTCGGTGCGGTCCGGGCGGTCGCCCCGCCGCTGCGTCAGGTGCTCGGCTGGTCCGGGCGGCGTACCGCGCGGGCGCAGACCGTGGCGGTACTGGAGGCCGGGGGCACGGTGGTGGACCTCGCCGCCGAGACCGGTGCGGTCTTCCGGGCCGACGCCGGGACGCTCTGCCACGACGGGTACCACCCGTCCGCCGACGGCTACCGGGTCTGGGCACACGCGCTGCTCCCGGCGGTCGCCGCCGCCGCAGCCGTCGCCTCGTCCCGCTGA
- a CDS encoding acetyl-CoA C-acetyltransferase, which translates to MSTESSRDAVIVATARSPIGRAYKGSLRDVRPDDLAATIIRAALDKVPQLDPTEIDDLYLGCGLPGGEQGFNMARVVATLLGLDTLPGATLTRYCASSLQTTRMAMHAIRAGEGDVFVSAGVECVSRYVRGNSDVLPPEAQELVGGGWENPRFAGARERSGRRAAGGAEVWTDPRAAGELPDIYLAMGQTAENLAQAYDVTRADMDEFGVRSQNLAEKAIADGFWAREITPVTTPDGTVVSADDGPRPGVTLDGVAGLKPVFRPDGRITAGNCCPLNDGAAAVVIMSAQRAADLGITPLARIVSTGVTALSPEIMGLGPVEASRQALRRAGMTIDDIDLVEINEAFAAQVIPSYRQLDIPLEKLNVMGGAIAVGHPFGMTGARITGTLLNALQWHDRSIGLETMCVGGGQGMAMVLERLS; encoded by the coding sequence ATGTCGACCGAGTCGTCCCGCGACGCCGTCATCGTCGCCACCGCCCGCTCCCCCATCGGCCGGGCGTACAAGGGTTCCCTCCGCGACGTCCGCCCGGACGACCTCGCGGCGACCATCATCCGGGCCGCGCTGGACAAGGTGCCCCAGCTCGACCCCACCGAGATCGACGACCTCTACCTCGGATGCGGGCTGCCCGGCGGCGAGCAGGGCTTCAACATGGCCCGGGTGGTCGCCACGCTGCTCGGGCTGGACACCCTGCCCGGCGCGACCCTGACCCGGTACTGCGCCTCGTCGTTGCAGACCACGCGGATGGCGATGCACGCGATCCGGGCCGGCGAGGGGGACGTGTTCGTCTCCGCCGGGGTCGAGTGTGTCTCCCGGTACGTCCGGGGCAACTCCGACGTCCTGCCGCCCGAGGCGCAGGAACTGGTCGGCGGTGGTTGGGAGAATCCCCGCTTCGCGGGGGCGCGGGAGCGGTCGGGCCGACGGGCGGCCGGCGGCGCGGAGGTCTGGACCGACCCGCGCGCAGCCGGTGAGCTGCCCGACATCTACCTCGCCATGGGGCAGACCGCGGAGAACCTGGCCCAGGCGTACGACGTGACCCGCGCCGACATGGACGAGTTCGGTGTCCGTAGCCAGAACCTCGCCGAGAAGGCGATCGCCGACGGCTTCTGGGCCCGGGAGATCACCCCGGTCACCACCCCGGACGGCACGGTGGTCAGCGCCGACGACGGCCCCCGCCCCGGGGTGACCCTGGACGGGGTTGCCGGGTTGAAGCCGGTGTTCCGCCCGGACGGCCGGATCACCGCCGGCAACTGCTGCCCGCTGAACGACGGCGCCGCCGCCGTGGTGATCATGAGCGCCCAGCGGGCGGCGGACCTGGGCATCACCCCGCTGGCCCGGATCGTCTCCACCGGCGTCACCGCGCTCTCCCCCGAGATCATGGGGCTCGGTCCGGTCGAGGCGAGCCGGCAGGCGTTGCGGCGTGCCGGCATGACCATCGACGACATCGACCTGGTGGAAATCAACGAGGCGTTCGCCGCCCAGGTGATCCCGTCGTACCGGCAGCTCGACATCCCGCTGGAGAAGCTGAACGTGATGGGTGGCGCGATCGCCGTCGGTCACCCGTTCGGCATGACGGGGGCCCGGATCACCGGCACCCTGCTCAACGCCCTCCAGTGGCACGACAGGTCGATCGGACTGGAGACGATGTGCGTCGGCGGCGGCCAGGGCATGGCCATGGTCCTGGAGCGGTTGAGCTGA